In Bacillus sp. S3, the sequence CCATCCTAGACCTCCTCGTGTATGTCTTAAATAAATGACACCGTTTCCAATAATAGTAATATTCAGATAATATAAAATACAGGGAGACAGACCCCCTTCCCGATCCTATCCGATAGGAAACAGGGCCTGTCCCGTTATGCCTTAGACTTATTCATCCTGCTTGATGTTAACAAATACACTTTTCACTTCTGTATAGTTTTGTAGGCCATACTCTCCTCCCATTTCGCGGCCGATTCCTGATTGTTTGTAGCCGCCGAAAGGCATGGTTTCCCATTCAAGACCAAAATCATTAATCCAGACTGTACCTGATTGCAGCTTGCCCGCAATGTAGTGAGCTTTTTTGATATTTTCTGTCCATACACTTGCAGCTAAGCCGTAGTCACTATCGTTTGCCCGTTTAATGGCCTCTTCCATCGTATCGAAAACGAAAATGGACATCACTGGACCAAAGATTTCTTCGCGGGCAATCACCATATGATCTTCTACATCAGCGAAAATGGTCGGCTGGACAAAATATCCTTTTTCAAAGGCTTTTTCACCGCCAGCCACAAGGCGCGCTCCTTCTTTTTTCCCTTGTTCAATATAATGAAGAACGGTTTTTTGCTGTTTAGCTGAAACGAGCGGCCCCATTTCTGTTTCAGGATCCATACCTGGCCCAACCTTCAGGGAGTTTGCCCGCTCTGCTAAAGCTTCTACGACACGATTATAAATGTTTCGCTGTACAAATACACGTGTACAAGCGCTACAGTTTTGCCCATGATTGTACATCGTTCCGTTAAAGGCCCCTTCAATGGCTTCTTCAAGATTGGCATCTTCTAAAATAATGGCTGGTGATTTTCCGCCAAGCTCCAGCGTAACACCTTTCATTTGATCTGCAGCCTTTTTCATGACTTCTTTTCCGACAGCCGTTGAACCAGTAAAGGCGACTTTATCAACATCTTTATGCGTGATGATCGCTTCTCCTGCAATTCTTCCTGCTCCTGGCACAATATTCACAACACCATTTGGAAAACCAGCTTCTTTAAATAACTTTCCAACGTATAGAAGAGATAGCGGTGTTTCAGTTGCCGGCTTAATCACAACCGTACAGCCGACAGCAAGTGCGGATCCAAGCTTCCAGGCAGCCATGGCAAGCGGGAAATTCCATGGAATAATTTGACCTACAACTCCGACCGGCTCATGAACGGTATAGGTGACATAATCCTTCGAAATCTGGGTTGTCTTACCAAATAGTTTCGTTGCCCAGCCGGCATAATATCTAAAATGCTGAATGGTTCCATCGACGTCATCAGCGAGAGCGACTTGATAAGGTTTCCCATTATCCAATGATTCCAGCTGTGCAAGCTCTTCACGGTTCTCTTTTAAGAGATCGGCAAATTTATAGATTAGATGAGAGCGTTCGGCCGCTTCCATTTTCGTCCATCCACCCTCATCAAATGCCTTTCTTGCCGCAGCTACTGCAACGTTAATATCCTCCTCTTGCGCTTCACTTACTTCCGCAATGACCTCTTCATTTGCAGGATTAACGACGGAAAACGTTTTACCACTAATCGCCTGTACATATTCACCGTCGATATATAACCCTTTTACACCTTCTAAAAATTCCTGCACTTTTGGTTTCAATTGATAGTTTGTCGCTTGCATGTTCTCTCTCCTTCCCTATTTTAATTATTTACTGTTTCTAAACTTGCAAGAAGGCTTTTTAGCTGTTGATCTTCCTCAGGTGATAGGCCTAAACGAGGGTAACGTGCAGGGCCTCCAGCCTGGCCGGTTAATTCCATGGCTCTCTTGACAATCTGAACATACTTTCCAGATCCTTCAAGGAACGCGCAAAGCGGTAAAATACGATCATTGATGGCCCATGCTTCTTCAAGTTCGCCGTTTTGGAAATGGTTATACATGTCTGTAACAAGCTTTGGCACGATATTTCCTGCAACAGATATCCATCCAGTTGCTCCAACTAAGTAAGACTCCATGACAAGCTCTTCAGCACCGCAGAATACTTCAAAGTCTCCCTTGCCTTTTCTTGCAAGATCTCTTACCTTGCCAATTTCACCGCTTGATTCCTTAATGTGAGTGACATTTTCACAATCCTTGCCGATCTGAAGCATTAAATCTGTGCTCATATTCACGCCAGAAGTAAATGGGTTGTTATAAAGCATGATTGGCAAATGAACAGCACTGGATACTTCTTTAAAATGATGGTAGATTTCATTTTCCTTTGGCTTCATGTAATAAGGGTTAATGATGAGAGCACTATCAGCTCCATGTGCTTCAGCCTGCTTTGTATACTCGATGGTTTCTTTTGTTGTTTCAGCAGCAGTACCGACAATAACAGGGATGCGGCCGTTTATTTCCTTCATAACCGTTTCTACCATTTGGTATTTTTCTTCTTTTGATAGACTGACAAATTCACCAGTACTCCCATTGATGACGATACCTGCCACACCTTGATCCATGAAATAATGAACATTATTCTTTACTCCGCCCCAATCGATTTCTTGCTCCTGTGTCATTGGTGTGATTAATACTGGATAAGCTCCTCTAATTGTCGTCATTTTATTTTCCTCCTGTATATTTACTAGTTTTTTATTTTAATAAAAACCCTGCGGATAATGGATCTGTCGGGTCTAATACATATGTCTGCATACCCGTAATAAATCCACGGGCTGAAAAACGAAACTCGTAATCGCTTTCAATTTGTCCTGTAAGTTCTGCTGTCAATGTGCCATTAAAAATACTTTCATTTTCTATTAGGCTATCCCCAGATATATCGCCATTTCCTAATAAATAGGTGCTGCAGGCAGCTAGAGTGCCAAAGCCTGGAGAACGTACAATATAACGATCCGGACGGAATGTTACCGTTTTGATTTTGCCTTCACTTTTTTGCGAATGATCCAGCAAGATCACTCGGCTGACAGCATGTTTGCCTTCTAACGCTTCAATCGCCTTTTGTCCCCATTGTTGAATGTCAGGAAGGTTCTCCATTTCAATCTCAAATGGCAGCTCTGCTTTATCAAAAATCGCATAAAGCTGATCGGCTTGAACGAGAGCAGCCTCTGTCTGTAAATCTAAATAAGACACTGGCACATGGGTTTGTACAACCTGGCATGGCTCGCTTTTTAACTTAACTAACTTCACTTCATCGTCTTTCATATCAGCAGTAACAGGAACAACACCACGGACTGTTTCAATCCGGTATTCATTTGAAGGCTTTGCCTTTAAGTGGCCGCACTCCAGCAATGCAGTTATAACAGCAACCATTCCGCCATATTTTATTGGAAGTGTTCCGTTATGATCGAAAAAGACAACTGCTGCATCGGCACCGCTTGTAAAAGGTGGAACAACCAAACAGCCATTTAGTCCGGCAAATCCTCGGGGCTCATTTAAAAGAAGGTTGATTTCCTCCTCATAGACAAGCGAAAATTGCTCATTCAGCTCTTGTAAATTTTGATAATGAACAAATGGCGCATCCTTAATAATCCGATATGCCTCGCCTGCTACGTGTACATCGGTTGCTGTGTAAGCCTTTTGAATTTTCATTTTACATCCTCCATTTCATGTTCCATTGGGGGAATGAGTAAAAAGCCTTCTTTAAGCGGATCTTCCTCGTTATAAAAGAACCGGTGCATGCCCATTAGCCATGCTGAACCTGCGATTCTTGTCACAACAGCCTCCACACCCTGAACATCTGTTGTTTCAAGGACTCGTCCACGAAATAAAGAGCCGACAATACTCTCATGCACAAATTCTTCATCGATGCCAATCTCCTTTTTGGAATAGAGGACAGATAATTTGGCCGATGTACCTGTACCGCATGGTGAACGATCAATCCCGCCTGGAGGGACGATGACCGTATTTTTCACATCTGCTTCCTCATGGGTTGGCTCAGTGAAAAATTCAATATGGGTCAAACCGCGAATAAATGGATACTGCGGATGAACGATATCCGTTTTTTCATTAATCTTATTTCTAATTTTGATCCCTATTTCAATGATTTTTGATGCATTCTCCGGTATCAGCTCTAAGCCAACAGACCCGGCATCAATGATTCCATAGAAATTGCCGCCATAAGCAATGTCTGCATCCACGATTCCAATTCCCTCCACATCAACAGAGACACTCTTTAACAGGAAGGCAGGGACATTGCAGAAGGAAACCTCTTTTGCTTTTCCGTTCTCTACCTTAATCTCTGCCTCAACTAGGCCTGCTGGTGTATCCAGTTTGATTGAAGTAACCGGCTCTTGAACAGGGATTAGCCCAGCTTCAACTAATGCGGTACAAACACCGATTGTGTCATGGCCGCACATTGGCAAATATCCGCCAGTTTCGATATAAATCACACCGATATCTGCGTCCGGATGGCACGGATCTGTCAACAGCACACCTGACATCACATCATGTCCTCTTGGCTCATTCATCAGCAGCTTGCGAATCCAGTCATACTCCTTTTGCATATGTAGCATTTTTTCGGACATCGTTGCTCCTATTAGCTCTGGGAGTCCACTAATCAATGTCCTTGTCGGATTTCCGCCCGTGTGTGTATCAATAGTTGTAAACACTCGATTTGCCTTCATCAGCTCAACACCCTTTCCTTAAAGCGAGAAAATCTCAGCGGTTCAATCGGGATGCACGTATCCTTTTTATTAAGCATTTCCTCTATCACTTTTCCCGTTACAGCGGCAAGGCTGATTCCGTCTCCTTCATGCCCGGCTGCAATATAATAGTTTGGAATTCCCTCCACTTCTGACACGATTGGCAGATGATCCTCCGTCCATGGGCGTAAGCCTGCATAGGAACGTATGACCATCATGTCGGCCATTTTCGGATAAAATCGAATGGCGCGATTGGCAATACATTTAATAATTTCATTGTTGACCTTTGTATTAAATCCAGCAAATTCACGGCTGCTTCCAATCAGGAAGTTTTGACTCTCAGTTGGTTCGAAAACAAGGGCTACGCCGTATTTTTCAGTAATGTGATCAACCTGGCGCCTGCCGCCAAATTTGGAGATAAGATAGCCAAATTCCATCACTTTTCTTGGCCCTACAAATTCCTGGCGTGATGCGACAATGATGTGGCCTTTTCTTGGTTTAATGGGGACAGACAGATCCAGCATCTCGCCAATATATGGAGCCCATACACCTGCAGCATTTATGACATGATTCGCGGTAAACATCCCCTTAGCTGTTTCAACGGTAAAGGTACCGTCCGGCTCCGTTCGCATTCCAGTAACCTCAGTTTGTTTATGGGCTTTAGCTCCCATTTTCTTTGCACCCTCAAGAAGGTTAAAGGCAAGTAGGTATGGGTTAACGGTTGAATCTGTTGCACACTCTAAGCCGCCTAATAAATCATCTGCAAAATACTTGGAATCTTGGCGAATATCCTGACGGTCCAGCATCCTGAACGGCAAACCGGCCTCCTTCTGACGGTCAACCCACTTTTGTGCCGCTTCCATTTCCTCTTCTGTCTCACAGACAAGGATGCTCCCAGGAGCACGATAATCAAAGGGCTGTTTCAATTCTCTGCTTAATTCATCTACTAATTTCTGACTGACAAGTGACATTTGACTATCAAAGCCAGGATCTTTATCAATCGCTAGTATATTTCCGTCACAGCGGGACGAAGTACCACTGACAAATTCACCTTTTTCAATAACGGTTACCTCTCGTCCAGATTTAGACGTATAATAGGCAATGGCACATCCTATGATTCCCCCGCCTATAACCAACACGTCACAATGATGTCTCACAAAACCAACCTCCTTTCGGTTTCTTATATAATTTATTAATGCAAATTGCGTGCCAACTTTTTATAAAAGCGTAAAAACAGCAAACCCCAAACCCCTTTTGCGATTATTCCAAATATTAAATTTGCAAACGTTTGCAATTGTCTATATTTTTGATAAACTTGTGTATAAAATATTAAACAGTGTACAAAAACTTTTACATACCGAGGAGGCTGTCATGTTTGATTTGCCGTCAGTCAAAGAAATCATTGAAAATAATTTTCTCCATCTAAACCAGGTAGATCATGAAGGCACTTTAGGAAGGGCTAATTTGGATGATTCCTTCTCTGTTCTAGCTGAGCTTTGCAAGCACTACCCGGCCATTATCGTCATAGATTCAAGCGGTCAAGACCTTGGCTGCGTCACAACTGAACAAATCATTGATTTTTTGCATGATGCCTACAATCAATTAAAGGCTTTCTATGAAACTGTCATTGATACGATGGACGCCTCGGTGACAGTGATCGATGCGGATGAGCGTGTCCGCACATGGACACAAGGAGCAGAAAAAATTTTCTCCGTTAAAAAAGATGAGATTTTAGGCAAACCAATTATAGAATTCTTCGAACATCAGCATCTAGAAATCTTAGAATCATTGCACTCAGGAAAAAGAATTCGGGGAAAGCATCACCAGGCAAGATCTAATCTATTTGTTCATATAAATGCAAACCCTGTTTACTTTAATGAAAGGATTATCGGGGCAGTTGTATCGGAAACCGATGTGACAAACCAGGTTGTTCTTAATGAAAAATTATTTAATATGTCGACAGAGGTTCACCGTTTAGAACAGGAGATGGCAAAATACAGGCCTTCAGATCCCTTTAATAGCATTAAAGGGAAAAGTGCTGTGATGGAAAAAACGGTGCAAATGGCGAAAAAGGTGTGCTCTGTCCGATCGACTGTATTGATCTTAGGAGAAAGCGGGGTTGGCAAGGAGGTCTTTGCCAAATCCATTCATGAGGCAACCGAAGGGCCTGACGCACCATTTATTTCAATCAACTGCGGTGCCATTCCTGAATCATTATTTGAAAGTGAATTATTCGGCTATGAACGCGGTGCCTTTTCCGGTGCGGATCATAGAGGGAAAAAGGGAAAAATTGAACTCGCTAAAGGCGGTACTCTTTTTCTTGATGAAATTGGCGAAATGCCTTTAGACATGCAGGTCAAGATGCTTCGCGTACTTCAAGAAAGAAAATATTACAAGGTTGGCG encodes:
- the dapA gene encoding 4-hydroxy-tetrahydrodipicolinate synthase, with the translated sequence MTTIRGAYPVLITPMTQEQEIDWGGVKNNVHYFMDQGVAGIVINGSTGEFVSLSKEEKYQMVETVMKEINGRIPVIVGTAAETTKETIEYTKQAEAHGADSALIINPYYMKPKENEIYHHFKEVSSAVHLPIMLYNNPFTSGVNMSTDLMLQIGKDCENVTHIKESSGEIGKVRDLARKGKGDFEVFCGAEELVMESYLVGATGWISVAGNIVPKLVTDMYNHFQNGELEEAWAINDRILPLCAFLEGSGKYVQIVKRAMELTGQAGGPARYPRLGLSPEEDQQLKSLLASLETVNN
- a CDS encoding aldehyde dehydrogenase family protein: MQATNYQLKPKVQEFLEGVKGLYIDGEYVQAISGKTFSVVNPANEEVIAEVSEAQEEDINVAVAAARKAFDEGGWTKMEAAERSHLIYKFADLLKENREELAQLESLDNGKPYQVALADDVDGTIQHFRYYAGWATKLFGKTTQISKDYVTYTVHEPVGVVGQIIPWNFPLAMAAWKLGSALAVGCTVVIKPATETPLSLLYVGKLFKEAGFPNGVVNIVPGAGRIAGEAIITHKDVDKVAFTGSTAVGKEVMKKAADQMKGVTLELGGKSPAIILEDANLEEAIEGAFNGTMYNHGQNCSACTRVFVQRNIYNRVVEALAERANSLKVGPGMDPETEMGPLVSAKQQKTVLHYIEQGKKEGARLVAGGEKAFEKGYFVQPTIFADVEDHMVIAREEIFGPVMSIFVFDTMEEAIKRANDSDYGLAASVWTENIKKAHYIAGKLQSGTVWINDFGLEWETMPFGGYKQSGIGREMGGEYGLQNYTEVKSVFVNIKQDE
- a CDS encoding sigma-54 interaction domain-containing protein; its protein translation is MFDLPSVKEIIENNFLHLNQVDHEGTLGRANLDDSFSVLAELCKHYPAIIVIDSSGQDLGCVTTEQIIDFLHDAYNQLKAFYETVIDTMDASVTVIDADERVRTWTQGAEKIFSVKKDEILGKPIIEFFEHQHLEILESLHSGKRIRGKHHQARSNLFVHINANPVYFNERIIGAVVSETDVTNQVVLNEKLFNMSTEVHRLEQEMAKYRPSDPFNSIKGKSAVMEKTVQMAKKVCSVRSTVLILGESGVGKEVFAKSIHEATEGPDAPFISINCGAIPESLFESELFGYERGAFSGADHRGKKGKIELAKGGTLFLDEIGEMPLDMQVKMLRVLQERKYYKVGGEKEMEADFRVIAATNRDLKELIKEGQFREDLYYRLNVVSLKIPPLRDRCEDIVELIYHFLKDFSLGYQRPIHHFSQEVMQEMLQYDWPGNVRELRNVVERLVVFATDGVIRKDYLPFHSVIGYSDGSDTDLQESPMELNTTILPLQEEMDQHEKKVLEKALALTNGNKLECSKKLGITRATLYNRLKRLGLS
- a CDS encoding proline racemase family protein — translated: MKIQKAYTATDVHVAGEAYRIIKDAPFVHYQNLQELNEQFSLVYEEEINLLLNEPRGFAGLNGCLVVPPFTSGADAAVVFFDHNGTLPIKYGGMVAVITALLECGHLKAKPSNEYRIETVRGVVPVTADMKDDEVKLVKLKSEPCQVVQTHVPVSYLDLQTEAALVQADQLYAIFDKAELPFEIEMENLPDIQQWGQKAIEALEGKHAVSRVILLDHSQKSEGKIKTVTFRPDRYIVRSPGFGTLAACSTYLLGNGDISGDSLIENESIFNGTLTAELTGQIESDYEFRFSARGFITGMQTYVLDPTDPLSAGFLLK
- a CDS encoding NAD(P)/FAD-dependent oxidoreductase translates to MRHHCDVLVIGGGIIGCAIAYYTSKSGREVTVIEKGEFVSGTSSRCDGNILAIDKDPGFDSQMSLVSQKLVDELSRELKQPFDYRAPGSILVCETEEEMEAAQKWVDRQKEAGLPFRMLDRQDIRQDSKYFADDLLGGLECATDSTVNPYLLAFNLLEGAKKMGAKAHKQTEVTGMRTEPDGTFTVETAKGMFTANHVINAAGVWAPYIGEMLDLSVPIKPRKGHIIVASRQEFVGPRKVMEFGYLISKFGGRRQVDHITEKYGVALVFEPTESQNFLIGSSREFAGFNTKVNNEIIKCIANRAIRFYPKMADMMVIRSYAGLRPWTEDHLPIVSEVEGIPNYYIAAGHEGDGISLAAVTGKVIEEMLNKKDTCIPIEPLRFSRFKERVLS
- a CDS encoding proline racemase family protein → MKANRVFTTIDTHTGGNPTRTLISGLPELIGATMSEKMLHMQKEYDWIRKLLMNEPRGHDVMSGVLLTDPCHPDADIGVIYIETGGYLPMCGHDTIGVCTALVEAGLIPVQEPVTSIKLDTPAGLVEAEIKVENGKAKEVSFCNVPAFLLKSVSVDVEGIGIVDADIAYGGNFYGIIDAGSVGLELIPENASKIIEIGIKIRNKINEKTDIVHPQYPFIRGLTHIEFFTEPTHEEADVKNTVIVPPGGIDRSPCGTGTSAKLSVLYSKKEIGIDEEFVHESIVGSLFRGRVLETTDVQGVEAVVTRIAGSAWLMGMHRFFYNEEDPLKEGFLLIPPMEHEMEDVK